The genomic segment GGCGACGACGAGGGCGGTCTCCGGGCCGAGGCGCGGCGGTGTGAACGTGGCGAGCACCGAGCCGTCGTCGGCGTTGCGGACCGTGGCCGTCGGCTCCGTGCCGGCGAACGTCGCCCCCGGGGCGTCGAGGCTGGCCGTCACCACCACCTTGTCGATCCCGGCCGGTACGGCGCCGGTGTCCACGGTGATGGTGTCGGGGGCGCCGCCGCCACCGCCGCGGTGGGTCACCCCCGGGGCGCTGGGCTGGTTGTAGAAGACGAAGTCCTCGTCGGAACGGACTTTTCCGTCGGAGGTCAGGAGCAGGCCCGATACGTCGAGCCGCGCCGGTGCGGTGACGTCCACCGCCACACGGGGGACGGAGAGAGGGATGTTCGAGCCGGGGGTCATAGCGGTCATGCCGGGGTAACGATCGGCCCGGCTTTACGGTTCCATTACCCGACCCGTCCGGCGGGGCGCGGGGGTTCCCGGCGGTCCCGCTCCCGTCCGCGGCGGGCAACCGCGGACAGCCCGCCGTGGGGGAACGGGCACCGAACGGGCATCCCGGTCCGCCGTCCGGGCACCGGCCGCGGCGGCCGCACCCGCGTCCCACCAGGTCGAACCGTTCCGGAAGTCTTCCGGGAACGGGCACAGACGGGCAGGATCGGCTTCGGAAGGAACCTGGCCGGGCCCTTGCGCGCACTGTACAAATCTCCTCACGGCCCGCACGGGCACACCTGCTCCGGGAGACCCCCGGGGGGGACGGGCCGGGCGAGTGGAGGAGGTGCGCCGGTGAACGCCGAGGAACGGCAGCGGGAGATCGTCGCCCTGGCCCGGGACACGGGTGCGGTGGAGGTCACCCGGCTCGCCGAGAAACTGGCCGTCGCGAAGGAGACCATCCGCCGAGACCTGCGGGTCCTGGAGGACCACGGCCTGGTGCGCCGTACCCATGGCGGCGCCTACCCGGTGGAGACACCGGGGTTCGAGACGACGCTCGCCTTCCGCGCCACCCTGCACGTGCCCGAGAAGCGGCGGATCGCCGCCGCGGCGGCGGAGCTGCTCGGCGAGGCCGAGACGCTCTTCGTCGACGAGGGCTTCACCCCGCAGCTCATCACCGAGGCGCTGCCCCGGGACCGCCCGCTGACCGTCGTGACCACCTCCCTGGCCACCGCCAGGACGCTGGCCGGACGGGACAACTTCACCGTGCTCCTGCTGGGCGGCCGGGTGCGCGGCGGCACCCTGGCCACGGTCGGCCACTGGGCGACCCGGATGCTCTCCGGATTCGTCATCGACCTGGCGTTCCTCGGAGCCAACGGCATCTCCCGGCTCCATGGCCTGACCACACCCGACCCGGTGGTCGGCGAGGTCAAGGCGACCGCCGTACGGGCGGCACGGCGCCGGATCTTCGCCGGTGTGCACACCAAGTTCGGAGCCGTGGGCTTCTGCCGCTTCGCGGAGGTCTCCGACTTCGAGGCGATCGTCACCGGCACCGCCCTGCCGTCCTCCGAAGCCCACCGCTACTCCCTCCTGGGGCCGCAGGTCATCCGCGTGTGACCGGCGCGGTCACCGGCCGCGCGCCCCGGAACCACCCCGCACACCCCCGGACCGGCACACCGCCGGCCACAGACCGTCCGCGATCCACCCACCGCCGGCGGTACGGCACCGCACACCCGCGCACCCGTCACTCCACCCTCTCCAGCCCCTCCGCTCCCCGCTACCCCCGCCACCCCGACACCCACCACCCCCTCAACCGCCCTCACCCCGCCCACGGCAAGGAGCCCGACATGCGACGCAGAACCATCCGCACCCCGGTAAGCACCCTGATCGCCACCGCCGTGGCCGGAAGTCTCCTGGCGGCCTGCGCCGGGGCCGGCGGCACGGCCTCGGAGGACGGCTCGATCAACGTACTGATGGTCAACAACCCGCCGATGACCGAGCTGCAGAAACTCACCGCCGAGCACTTCACCAAGGAGACCGGCATCGAGGTCAACTTCACGGTGCTGCCCGAGAACGACGTCCGCGACAAGATCAGCCAGGACTTCTCCAACCAGGCGGGCCAGTACGACGTCGCCACCATCAGCAACTACGAGGCGCCGATCTACGCCGGCAACGGCTGGCTGCACGCCCTCGACTCCTACGTGGCCGAGGACGAGGCGTTCGACCAGGACGACGTCCTGGAGCCGATGCGGCTCTCGCTCACCGGCGAGGACGGCAAGCTCTACGGCCAGCCCTTCTACGGCGAGTCGTCCTTCCTGATGTACCGCCGGGACGTCTTCGACAAGCACGGGCTGTCCATGCCCGAGAAGCCCACCTGGCAGGAGGTCGCGGACCTCGCCGCGGAGGTGGACGCCGAGGAGAAGGGCATGAAGGGCATCTGCCTGCGCGGACTGCCCGGCTGGGGCGAGGTCATGGCGCCGCTGACCACGGTCGTCAACACCTTCGGCGGCACCTGGTTCGACGAGGACTGGAACGCCCGGCTCACCTCCCCCGAGTTCACCGAGGCCACCGAGTTCTACGTGGACCTGGTGCGCGAGCACGGCGAGGCGGGCGCCGCCCAGGCCGGGTACGCCGAGTGCCTGAACAACATGACCCAGGGCAAGACGGCCATGTGGTACGACGCCACCGCCGGCGCCGGATCGCTGGAGGCCGGCGACTCCCCCGTGAAGGGCAAGATCGGTTACGTGCCCGCGCCGGTGGAGGAGACCGAGAGCTCCGGCTGGCTCTACACCTGGGCGTGGGGGGTGCAGAAGGCCTCGGAGAACGCCGGCGACGCCTGGAAGTTCATCTCCTGGGCCTCCGGCAAGGAGTACGAGGAGCTGGTCGGCGAGGAGATCGGCTGGACCAACGTACCGGCCGGGAAGCGCGCCTCCACCTACGAGCGCCCCGAGTACCGCAAGGCGGCCGGAGCCTTCTCCGAGGTGGCCCGGACCGCCATCTCCGGCGCCGACCCGCGCGACCCGGGCGTGCAGAAGCGGCCCGCGCCCGGCATCCAGTTCGTCGGCATACCCGAGTTCACCGACCTGGGCACCAAGGTCTCCCAGGAGATCAGCGCGGCCATCGCCGGACGCAAGTCGGTGAAGCAGGCGCTGGCCGCCTCGCAGCGGCTGGCCGAGGCCGTCGGCAAGGAGTACCGGAACAAATGACGGGACAGCTCACCGCGGCCTCCCCGCCGCCCGCCGCCTCCCCGCCCCGGGCGCCCGCCCGGGCCCCGGCCGCCTCCGGGCGGCTGCGGGCCTGGGCCACCCGCGCCCCCCTGCTGCCCGCCCTGGTCTTCCTGATCGCCGTCACCCAGCTCCCGTTCGCGGCGACGCTCTTCATCTCCGTGTTCGACTGGTACGCACTCGACCCCGGCGGCCGGGAGTTCACCGGGCTGTCCAACTACGGCACGGTGCTCTCCGACCCGCGGCTGCGGTCCTCCGTCGTCACCACGGTGGTGCTCACCGTGTCCGTGGTGCTGGCGAGCCTGCTCCTGGGGCTCGGCCTGGCGCTGCTGCTGGACCGGTCCTTCCGCGGCCGGGGCGTGGTGCGCACGATGCTCATCGCCCCCTTCCTGATCGTTCCCGTCGCCGCCGCGCTGCTGTGGAAGCACGCCCTCTACAACCCGGAGTACGGGCTGTTCAACGGCGCCCTCGCCTGGCTGGGCGGGCTCTTCGGGGTGGACGACCCCGTCCAGCCCGACTGGCTCTCCGACATGCCGCTGCCCGCGGTGGCGGCCTCCCTGGTGTGGCAGTGGACGCCGTTCATGATGCTCATCCTGCTGGCGGGGCTGCAGAGCCGGCCGCTGGAGACGGCCGAGGCGGCCCGGCTGGACGGCGCCGGCTCCTGGCAGGTCTTCCGCTATCTGACGCTGCCGCACCTGCGGCGCTATCTGGAACTGGGGGCGCTGCTGGGCTCGATCTACATCGTCCAGCACTTCGACGCGGTGTTCACCCTCACCGCCGGGTCGCTGGGCACCGCCAACCTGCCGTACACGATCTACCACACCTTCTACAAGGCCCATGAGTACGGCCTCGCCTCGGCCGCGGGGGTGCTGGTCGTCATCGGCTCGATCGCCATCGCCGTCTTCGCCCTGCGCGTGGTCTCGTCCCTGTTCAGCGAGGAGGTGTCCGGGTCATGACCGCCCCCGCTCCCGCCCCCGTCCCCGCCGCGCCCGCCGCGCCGGCGGCGGCGTCCGCCCCCGCCGGGCCGCCAGGCCGTACCGTCCCGCATCCGGCGGTGCGGCGTGCCCGGCGCCGGAACACCGCGCTCGGGATGCTGGCCTGGCTCGCCGGCATCGTGTTCTTCCTGCCGGTCGCCTGGATGACCCTCACCTCCCTGCACTCCGAGGCCGACGCCGCGACCAACCCGCCCTCGCTCGCCGCCCCGCTCACGCTGGAGGGCTACCGCGAGTTCTTCGCCACCGGCGCCGCCGGCCCCTGGCCGTCGCTGGCCAACTCGGCCATGGCGTCGGTCTTCTCCACCGCCGCGGTGCTGCTGCTGGCGTTCCCGGCGGCGTACGCCCTCTCCCTCCGGCCGGTGCGCAAATGGCGGGACGTGCTCTTCTTCTTCCTGTCGACGAAGATGCTGCCGGTGATCGCCGGGCTGCTGCCGGTGTACCTGTTCGCCCGGAACACCGGGCTGCTCGACAACATCTGGCTGCTCGTCCTCCTCTACACCTCGATGAACCTGCCGATCGCGGTGTGGATGATGCAGTCCTTCCTCGCCGAGGTGCCCGCCGCCCTCATCGAGGCCGCGCAGCTCGACGGGGCGCGGCTGCCCACCGTCCTCGGCCGGGTGATCGCCCCGCTCGTGGGGCCCGGCATCGCCGCCACCGCGCTGATCTGCTTCATCTTCAGCTGGAACGAGATGCTGTTCGCCCGGGTCCTCACCGGGGTGACCGCGCAGACCGCGCCGGTCTTCCTGACCGGTTTCATCACCAGCCAGGGGCTGTTCCTGGCCAAGGTGTGCGCCGCCTCCGTCGTCATCTCCCTGCCGGTGCTCGCCGCGGGGTTCGCCGCCCAGGACAAACTCGTTCAGGGCCTGTCTCTGGGAGCCGTCAAATGAGGGCCGCCGTCATCGAATCGCCCGGCAAGGCCGTGCTGGCCACCGTCCCCGACCCCGTCCCCGGGCCCCGGGAGGTGGTCGTCAAGGTTGCCGCCTGCGGGCTGTGCGGAACCGATCTCCACATCATGCAGGGCGAGTTCGCCCCCTCACTGCCGCTGGTGCCGGGGCACGAGTTCGCCGGCGAGGTGGTCGGCACCGGGAGCGCCGTCAGCGAGCTGAAGGCCGGTGACCGGGTGGCGGTGGACCCCTCGCTGTACTGCCAGGAGTGCCGCTACTGCCGCACCGGCCGCAACAATCTGTGCGACCGGTGGGCCGCCATCGGCGTGTCCGCGGCGGGCGGCGCGGCCGAGTACGCCCTCGCCCCCGCCGCCAACTGCGTGAAGCTCCCGGACCACGTGGGTCTCCAGGACGCCGCGCTCATCGAGCCGCTGTCCTGCGCCG from the Streptomyces xinghaiensis S187 genome contains:
- a CDS encoding carbohydrate ABC transporter permease yields the protein MTGQLTAASPPPAASPPRAPARAPAASGRLRAWATRAPLLPALVFLIAVTQLPFAATLFISVFDWYALDPGGREFTGLSNYGTVLSDPRLRSSVVTTVVLTVSVVLASLLLGLGLALLLDRSFRGRGVVRTMLIAPFLIVPVAAALLWKHALYNPEYGLFNGALAWLGGLFGVDDPVQPDWLSDMPLPAVAASLVWQWTPFMMLILLAGLQSRPLETAEAARLDGAGSWQVFRYLTLPHLRRYLELGALLGSIYIVQHFDAVFTLTAGSLGTANLPYTIYHTFYKAHEYGLASAAGVLVVIGSIAIAVFALRVVSSLFSEEVSGS
- a CDS encoding ABC transporter substrate-binding protein — its product is MRRRTIRTPVSTLIATAVAGSLLAACAGAGGTASEDGSINVLMVNNPPMTELQKLTAEHFTKETGIEVNFTVLPENDVRDKISQDFSNQAGQYDVATISNYEAPIYAGNGWLHALDSYVAEDEAFDQDDVLEPMRLSLTGEDGKLYGQPFYGESSFLMYRRDVFDKHGLSMPEKPTWQEVADLAAEVDAEEKGMKGICLRGLPGWGEVMAPLTTVVNTFGGTWFDEDWNARLTSPEFTEATEFYVDLVREHGEAGAAQAGYAECLNNMTQGKTAMWYDATAGAGSLEAGDSPVKGKIGYVPAPVEETESSGWLYTWAWGVQKASENAGDAWKFISWASGKEYEELVGEEIGWTNVPAGKRASTYERPEYRKAAGAFSEVARTAISGADPRDPGVQKRPAPGIQFVGIPEFTDLGTKVSQEISAAIAGRKSVKQALAASQRLAEAVGKEYRNK
- a CDS encoding DeoR/GlpR family DNA-binding transcription regulator; its protein translation is MNAEERQREIVALARDTGAVEVTRLAEKLAVAKETIRRDLRVLEDHGLVRRTHGGAYPVETPGFETTLAFRATLHVPEKRRIAAAAAELLGEAETLFVDEGFTPQLITEALPRDRPLTVVTTSLATARTLAGRDNFTVLLLGGRVRGGTLATVGHWATRMLSGFVIDLAFLGANGISRLHGLTTPDPVVGEVKATAVRAARRRIFAGVHTKFGAVGFCRFAEVSDFEAIVTGTALPSSEAHRYSLLGPQVIRV
- a CDS encoding carbohydrate ABC transporter permease codes for the protein MTAPAPAPVPAAPAAPAAASAPAGPPGRTVPHPAVRRARRRNTALGMLAWLAGIVFFLPVAWMTLTSLHSEADAATNPPSLAAPLTLEGYREFFATGAAGPWPSLANSAMASVFSTAAVLLLAFPAAYALSLRPVRKWRDVLFFFLSTKMLPVIAGLLPVYLFARNTGLLDNIWLLVLLYTSMNLPIAVWMMQSFLAEVPAALIEAAQLDGARLPTVLGRVIAPLVGPGIAATALICFIFSWNEMLFARVLTGVTAQTAPVFLTGFITSQGLFLAKVCAASVVISLPVLAAGFAAQDKLVQGLSLGAVK